TGAGAAACGGAAGTTGCTTGGCATAGGGATGCGCACTGTGAGTATCATCGAGATTGACCACATCCCCATCGGTGAGTCGGGTCAAAGGATCATGCTGCAACCGCTCGACACGTTTCTTTGCGAATGTCACCCATGCAAACCCATTCGTGAAAAAGCGGCTTAACGTGTATTGAGCTATTTTCCAAGGCTGAAACATCGCCTTGAGTAATGCGTCCTTATCGACCAACTCAGCTATCTGAAAAACAGAAGAACAATTCGAAACAAGACCAACGACATAGAGAAAGCAAATGAACCATGACGGAGCTCCACTGCGTTTCATGATACCCGATTGAGTAAGCAAAAGAGATAAATCAAAGCGATCCCAAAGGCTTTTGAGAATGGGTGCTCCTGCACATTCTCCATGATTGAGTTCTTTAAATCTTGGTTTTTGTAATGCTGACATGAAAAGCCCACCTATAATCTAAAGATATACCCGGTAATTAAAGGTATCCTTCGCGATTATTGTGGCATTTTCTAAAAGTCAAGTAGTTTTTATGATATTTTTTGAAATATTTCAGACTATTCGGTGTCCTATGATGATAACCAATTAATTACATGAACTGCATAGGTCATGAAGGTTTATTAAAGGCAACCAAAACAGCACCAGGATGGCCATGGAAAATTAAACTTGATGAACACACTAAGAGGACTCTGTCGGATTGGGTTTCCCATTCAGGCCATATTTCAAAACGCTCAAAAACATAAGATTTACATAGCCTAATTCTTTTTTTCACTACAAATCCAAAACATATTTGAGGAGTGTGCAGTATGAATAAACCTTCGGTATTCCTAGTTTTCTCTTCTTCCCCTCTTCTTTTGGTATTTCTACCCTTCGAACGGGATTAGGACGGTATTTACCGTCCAGAATGGACTGCCTGAGTTGGCTTCCGTTTTCTTTGAGATATTGCAGAAGCTCATCTACTTTCATCCCATCGACTCCGTGCGCCCCTTTGTTGGATTTAACTCTCTTGTACGCATAGTTCATGTTGTTTTTATCCACGATTTTCTCAAGCAGTTTCTTTTTCGACATGTCTGCGCCGGTGATGTTGTTTTCAGTTATCCTTTCAGAACTGTGCACTCCCGCATATCCTTCGTGTTCCGCACTATTCTTTTGCAGTGAGCCTTCCTTACGACTGTCGTCTGCTGGAAGTTGGCTGCACTTCGCTCCTGTTTTGGTAACATTCATTGACTACCACCTCCTTAGGTTCAACCCTTCCCCGATGATGTCGACTTCCTCGGGTACTATGGTATCTGCTGACTTCTCATGGTAAATCTTGTTTCAACCGTGACTCAAAATTTTATCTCCTCACGTCCATGAGATCTCCCACGGTAAGACGATTCATTTTCATTCCATGTACCCACATCATTTACACTGGTATGTCCGTGTAGTTAATAGGACTTGGTTTTGTTATGCAAACTCATCCAATACCATATGCCTGATGATGTTCGTGTTCCTTAGGTCGGAATTTTGCCTCCAGCTTCCTTCAGATTCCACCTCGCGGTGGACACCCTTGCTCTTGGCTAATGGTTGGCAACTACAAGCCCCCATAGTGGACTTTCACCACCTAGTTAATCGCCATGCGTGGCGCACATAAAAAGGGCGCAACCGCACATTTGCCGGTCACGCCTATTTCTATTGATTACTTTCCTGCACTGCCTGTATATTGTTGTGAATGAGCACTTTGTTTCCGCAGGAAACAAGTGCTCATTTGCACATTGGAACAGATTACCGCTATTTTAATGCCGCCTCAATTTGCTAAACTTTTTGCAAATTATAAGGGCGGTGTTTCGAGTGATTATTACCCATCATTTTCCAGTTGATCTTCCCTGTTATTTTCAGCTCGGCAGGGCCAATAATTTCCCTGTGATTGAATCTTGCCCGATTTGTAAGTCCCAACAGAAGTTAAAACGCCATGGTTTTTATAACCGCTACGCGATCGAGACCGATGCAGAATATCGGATTCCCATTTGCCGTTACAAATGTCCGAATCCCAAATGTAACAAAACATTCGCTATTCTTCCGGATTTTCTGCTTCCCTACTTTCAGAACACGCTCTCTTCCATCTTGCAGACCTTACAACTATTCTGGGCTTATTGTGTACTGCTATTTAGCCGCCAGTTAGTTTGTTTTTACCGGAAACGGTTGATGGCCAAAAGCAAAATCATCGAGATGTTCTTTCGTCTTGAGGGGAACAAACAGATCTTCCCAGAAGATCCCATAGAAAAAGCCATAATGCTTCTGAATATGATTGAAACTCTCCCCAGAGTCACCTTCATTCGAAAGTGGCACAATCATTACATTAGCAGCTTTATGGCACATTCATTTTATCACGGATCACCCGTGGCCAAAACAGAATAATGTTTCCACATACCTTTTTCCTCGTCAGGGACCGTGTACGGGTTTTATAATGCATCGTAATGGTTAGCCGGCTAGCCTTCGAAAAGGAAGAACGAGAAAGCGCGCCAGTTCTTTCCAATTTAGACAATGGGAGGCTACTTAACCAATGGATGAACAAAACCGGGAACGCGTGGCCCTTTTTCGCTATGGGATCATCGCTCCCTTGCTCAATGAACAGGTGGATCGCGCCACATATTTGGCTGAGGTGTCTGCCAAAACCCACGAAGTCCCTTACTATGGTTCCAAAGAATTTACACCCAAGACAATCTTAGCTTGGCTAAGGCAATATCGCCGTAATGGTTTTGACGCGTTAAAGCCCCAGGCACGTTCGGATCGAGGACAATCCCGATCGTTATCCGGTGAATTACAGCTGCACTTGGTATCCCTGCGTAAAGAAAATCAAGGAATGCCAGTGACGGTGTTTTATGACCAATTGGTGCAACAAGGAGAGATTTTACCGCAGGATGTATCTTATACCTCTATCTATCGCTTACTGAAAAAGGAGGGATTGCTGGGGAAGGGGATAGTGCGTTCGCCCGAACGAAAACGGTTTTCTCATGATACGGTCAATATGCTCTGGCAAACCGACCTGTCAGATGGGCCATATCTTCGTACAGGCGACAAAAAAATCAAGACGTATTTAATTGCGGTGATCGATGATTGCTCTCGCCTATGCACATTTGCGCAATTTGTCCCATCCGAGAAATTTGACGGGCTACGCACAGTCTTGAAAGAAGCTTTGCTTCGCAGAGGCATTCCCAAGATGCTGTATACCGACAACGGCAAGATCTTTCGTTCCGATACGCTGCATTTGGCTTGTGCAGAATTAGGCATACACCTCCTGCACACGCAGCCCTATGATGCC
Above is a window of Fodinisporobacter ferrooxydans DNA encoding:
- a CDS encoding DDE-type integrase/transposase/recombinase, yielding MDEQNRERVALFRYGIIAPLLNEQVDRATYLAEVSAKTHEVPYYGSKEFTPKTILAWLRQYRRNGFDALKPQARSDRGQSRSLSGELQLHLVSLRKENQGMPVTVFYDQLVQQGEILPQDVSYTSIYRLLKKEGLLGKGIVRSPERKRFSHDTVNMLWQTDLSDGPYLRTGDKKIKTYLIAVIDDCSRLCTFAQFVPSEKFDGLRTVLKEALLRRGIPKMLYTDNGKIFRSDTLHLACAELGIHLLHTQPYDAASKGKIERLFGTIKTRFYSLLKAKPASSLEELNERFWKWLEEDYHRKPHSSLNGKMPLEVYLSQIDQVRMVDDPAKLDPIFLKRENRTVKHDGTFSLNNQLYEVPERFIGQKIEIRYDEQGVHIYEDGKPVARASEVNFHDNAHVKRKRPAISFADMQGMDRKGEDRE
- a CDS encoding DUF6431 domain-containing protein, which translates into the protein MIITHHFPVDLPCYFQLGRANNFPVIESCPICKSQQKLKRHGFYNRYAIETDAEYRIPICRYKCPNPKCNKTFAILPDFLLPYFQNTLSSILQTLQLFWAYCVLLFSRQLVCFYRKRLMAKSKIIEMFFRLEGNKQIFPEDPIEKAIMLLNMIETLPRVTFIRKWHNHYISSFMAHSFYHGSPVAKTE